The Methylosinus trichosporium OB3b genome includes the window GTGCGCGTTCTGAACGCCAAGCGCGATGGCGCCAATGGCGCTCCCCTGCCCCAATGGACCGCCGAGCGCCTGAAGCGCGCGGTCAAATGCTTCGTCGCCGAGGGTTTGATCGAGCCCCGCCTCCTCCATCAGGCCGCCAGCCGAAAAGTCAGCAGCGAACGACTCGTCACGCTCGTCGCCGGGATCAAGCGGGCCAATCCCGATCTGACGCTCGCGCAAATCGGCGCGCAGCTCGAGGCGATGTATGAGCGCACGCCGCGCGGCGGAACGCGCTGGGCGCCCTCCTCCGTCAAAAGCCTGCTCGACCGCGCCGAAAAGCTCCGATTGCTCGCCGCCGAAACGCTGTGATCGAGCGGACGGCCGAGGCTCGTGAAAACCCATCCCCACGTCACCCCGTTTTCTTACGCTCGCGCGCCGCTTTCGCAGCCTTGCCGCGCAACAGCGCCATCAACACGGGCCCGAGCGAGAACTCCCCTGCCCTCGCCTTTTCGGTCAGGACACGGAGATAGCCGCCAGCACTCTTGATCTCCTCGCCGCGTTGCAGGATGGCGGCGATGACGATCGAAGCGTCATGCTCGCCCAAGACGTCCACGGCCTGCGCCCAAGCGTCTGGCGAAACGCCGAGAGCCGAGCGCACGATCGCCGCCGCAGCCGCCAAGTCTCGCCAGGAGGCAATTTCGCCGCTCGGAGCATAATCGACGATGTCTGGACAAGCCTCCAGCACCATGCCGAGCGGATAGGCGCGAAGCGCTGGTTTGGGATCGACGATTCGCGAACGATCCGAGGACGTTTCAGCGCCACGTTCGATCGGTCCTCTACGCTTTTCGAGATTTGGCCCGGACGGATCGGCCCTGCCTTCTTGAAGGCTAGGTTCAAGATCAGAAGAGTTTGTGGTTTGATTCTGTATGTGGCGCTCAGTTTGAGACTCATTGCCGCTCATATTTTGAGCTTTTATGTGCGTTTCCAGCGACTTGTGGATTTCGGCCGCTAGCGCGGTCAGCTCTCGGGCCAGAGCCTCCAGATCGGCGCGGGAAAGCCTCCGACCATAGCGCCCCGAGAGCGTCGCGTAGCGTTCATGTGCGCCGGCCCAGTCACCCGAGACGCCCTCCTCCAAAGCGGTTTCGATCATTTTTGCGATGTCGCGGCGGGTGAGCGTGATCTTCTCGCGCAGCAGCGCGATCGCGCGATTCTCGGCCCGCATCTCCTCGGCGAGGTTCTCGATTTCGCTCGAGCGCGCGACGAGCGGCGCGAGATCGAAGCCGAAAGCGTCCTCAATGGCTCCCCCCTGCCCTTTTCTGGCGAAGCGTTTGCCGTTTGGGGAATCGCGGCGGATGATCAGTCCGGCGTCGACCAGACAGGCGAGATGTCGCCGCAGCGTCGCCGGCGCCATGCCATGGGCGCGGATCGAGAGCTCCTTGTTCGAGGGAAACACGACGATGCCGCCGGCGGCTCCGCTCGCCTCCTCACGCCTCGCATTATTCCCCGCCAAAGCGAGGGCGGTCTCCTGATGGAAGCTCAACAGCGCGTGCAATACGGATAGCGCGCGCTCGGTGACGCCGAGCGGCTCTTTGGCTTCGGTGAGCGCCCGAAACAATCGCCATTTGTGCACGACGGTTTCGGATGCGCCCGGTTTCGCCGCGAACTCCTCGGTCGCGGTCTGGCTCGCCACCATGGCGAGCGACAGCGACCGCCGCCCGAAGGGCGTCGTTGGACGTGTCTGCATGATCCTTTGCCTCGTTCGGGCAAAAGAAATTCGCTCACCGAAACGGCGCCGACTCTTGACAGCGATTCGCGGAAGTGTGATTCTCTAAGGTGTCAGACTTTGAGAAGGGCTTCCGGGACGGAGACGTTTCGGGGGCCTTTTTCTTTTGCGATATCTCCGATGTTTCAGTTGAGCTTGAAATCGTCAGTCAGGTTCGGCTGGCTTCGAACTCAATGTTGCGAGATCGCAACATCGGGCGGTTCCGACGCGCTCCCTTCCTGAAACCGCTTGTATAGGTCCGGCAAGTTCTCGGTCAGCCATGTCGAGAACTGACTTTCACTTTTATGAATAGCGAAGGTGTGGCCCTTGGCTGTCCAAGAAACA containing:
- the repC gene encoding plasmid replication protein RepC translates to MQTRPTTPFGRRSLSLAMVASQTATEEFAAKPGASETVVHKWRLFRALTEAKEPLGVTERALSVLHALLSFHQETALALAGNNARREEASGAAGGIVVFPSNKELSIRAHGMAPATLRRHLACLVDAGLIIRRDSPNGKRFARKGQGGAIEDAFGFDLAPLVARSSEIENLAEEMRAENRAIALLREKITLTRRDIAKMIETALEEGVSGDWAGAHERYATLSGRYGRRLSRADLEALARELTALAAEIHKSLETHIKAQNMSGNESQTERHIQNQTTNSSDLEPSLQEGRADPSGPNLEKRRGPIERGAETSSDRSRIVDPKPALRAYPLGMVLEACPDIVDYAPSGEIASWRDLAAAAAIVRSALGVSPDAWAQAVDVLGEHDASIVIAAILQRGEEIKSAGGYLRVLTEKARAGEFSLGPVLMALLRGKAAKAARERKKTG